GGTAAAAGTTACCCCTTCTGgtaaaagtgttaaaaattgACTAAGGGGTCAACCATTTCAAACCATGAAATGCTGGGCCTAAGAGTCAGATATGAATCCTATTAAAAATGTTTGGgtacatttaaaaatacagCGGTGTGCCCCCATCGATATTGAGTTGTAACAAAGACCGCATGAACAGTAGCATTCTTTTACACCAGAATATTGCGAAAATATTATACGGAACATGCCAAAGCATGTTCAAGGCGTTAACTAAGACGAAAAGTTTGTGGACCACATATTAAACTTATAAAGAACTagtatttttattctaaattaATTGTACTACAAACCGGactttacgaaaataatttatatccgtcaaaacaataatgataataggattgtaaacatttttttgaGTAGTAGAAAAATCCTACAAACCACtacatattttgtttttttaatcttCTATTTATGTTAGAATTTGATGTGTTCAGTTTTTCTCTTTACTGTTAGTGGGAGAGctcaaatagttttaataattattttatagcaGACAATTTTAacaatcataaaaatatataaacgtcaaatattttaacttttacacatcttatgtatatttatgtagAAGTCGTCAATACACTGACGACATTCATCTCATAAAAATGAACATGAACACATTATTCAGACTATGTTTAATAACATGTAGTTTGAGATCGTATAATGAACCCTTTCGATGCTAAATACTTTTGAAGTACTGATTTGAAGTACTGATCATGTATAATATGATTCTGCTTATGATGCACTTCAGCgttcaatatttctatagaacaattttagttgttttatattACAGACTTACTGCAAATACAGCTATGTAATTGCACTTCTTGCTTAATGAACAGTCGTCAACTATTAAAATTGACTTTACAGAGTCGGTTTCCATGTCAGATAgtgagataaataaattaaaaacagtcTTGTAATGGGACATTCAACGATTGATTTCACCACGCCTCTCTCTTTACCTTTCAACGTATTTAAACTTGATCGAGCTAAAGAAGGAGCAATTATTTTTTGGAACTCTACGTTCCCAAGTAGTGGTTACAATATGGTTCCGAATCTGTGACCATTAAACATGCAcaactttatataaaattaatcttgCAACGGGAAATACACTTATTTGTAGTGTCCGATCTCATGAATACACATCTACAGCACCGAAAGGGTTCTAAATTCTCTATAGAAGTTTACATTTAGACAGGTTTTTGTCagaaaaatttcatcaaaacgTTCATTTGCatcaaaatgtaattgaaaataagaatttctCTATTTAATTTCATAGTTGTCACATTAATGTTATCGCTTGCTAATGTGTGGCATTCTTCAAGTTTTATgctaaaaaataaatcgaaaagtGGTTTACTTACCGCATATTTCACAACGAAATGGCGTATCATTGGTATGTGAACGCATATGGTTCGCAAGATGTTCTTTACGTGTGTACTTCTTGCCGCAGGCTTGGCAATGGTGAGGAGTTTCTCCCGTGTGCCACATAACATGATTCATGAAATGTTCTTTACGAGTAAAGCTCTTTTTGCAAATATCACATCGATGCGGAGTTTCACCAGTGTGTTTGCGAACATGATTTACCATATGCTCCTTTCTAGTAAATGTTTTTGAACAATATTGGCATCTAAAATCCAAAACaacaaattcattaatttcacttataccatatttaatatacaaaattatatagttttaatattgacTCCGGCAAACATATACTGTTTATTAAATAACGTATTcataaaagttatttataatcatttttgcGAAATGCACTGtttactgttatatttttacaagGATGATGAAATACAATTGTGTGTTATTCAATCATCACTGTAATAAAAAGAGCATCGAGTATAgaataaatgaacatttttgaaTGCAGAGACAAAATTTAAGCGTTAAGAATCGAGGAACTGTAATTGATCAATTATATAGTAAGGCTGACTTGTGACAGACAACTATGATCACTGGTAGTATCGAAAAAGTTGAGTTATATAGAAACACTTCTAGATTGGTGAATGATCAATTTGTATCCAATAAAGAAAAAGGATCTGTAGATATACCTGTACGGTGTTTCTCCAGTGTGGCAACGTGTATGATTATCCAAATGTTCCTTTCTTGCAAAACTTTTCCCACATACGGTACAATTATATGGTTTATCAGTAGCATGACGCTTCATATGACGTTCCAACGATGGTGCATTTGCAAACACATGAAAGCACACTGTACAAGTGAACATAGATCCACCTAAGTGACATTTACCATGACGTGTCAAATCATTTGCATTTAAAAATGCCTTGCCACACACCTGtagaatttaagaaaatgtaagTATTTGTAATGAATGGAAATGATACAGAACaataagtaatacataaataatatactgtATATACCTGACACGTAAAAGGCTTTCTTTCTGTATGATAACGACGGTGTACAATAAGTTGGTAGCGGAACTGAAAAATTTTTCCACATATTTCGCAGGCATGACTTCCAACAGACACAGGTGATGCGCTTGGTCCTGGAGTAGCTTCTCCATCACTTGATTTAatgtcaaatttatttaattgtacctGTTGTACAATTGGTGTTCCATTCTGTATAGTGGTAACTGTTTGAGTAGGAACTGTACTTCCAACTAAGGTGGTACCAGCTGCTATTTCACTCTGCAATTTTCCAAATACTTCGTGATATGCTAGAAGCTGATTAATATCTTCAACATTAACCTAAACAATAGAgagtaaattttataattatgggttaaaaatgaaagtgtTATATAAAATGCTGAATTATGTTCTACCTTATACATATTTTGCACCATTTCAACACCAAGTGTTTTTGCTAAATCTTGTTCATTTCCAGCACTAATTTTTACGACAGAGCCATCAGCTGTTCTTACATCCATCATATGACCCCCTGGTTTCAAATCTGGCACTTGAAATCTacacataaattattaatagcgtGTCttataccataaaaattattatatttaataaacgaagaaaCTTTGTATACACACTGAGTCATGTTTAGTTGACGTAGCTCCTTTTCTTTTTCAGGCTTTTCTGCATTACTTTGAGTTCCACCTTCGGTTGAAGAATTTCCACTTATATTTACGCCaatttgttgttgttgttgttgttgttgttgttgttgctgctgctgctgctgctgttgttgctgctgctgttgctgttgttgttgttgctgcatAAGGCTTTGTTGTATATCTTGAGATGTTTGTAACTGAAGGTCACATTGAACTTGACAGTGAACTTGATTGTCGCTACAACGTTCAGTTGTGCAACTTCCACCTTCATCTTTCACTTTGTTATCGTCTCTCTGTGCGTTTTGATTATGTGCAGTTGGACCATTATTCTGAGCATTTTGATGATTTTGCATTTGATGGTGAgactgttgttgctgttgtggttgttgttgctgctgctgcggctgttgttgttgctgatGCAACTGCTGCTGTTGTGCCTGTATTTGTTGTTGCATTTGTGCATGTGCTGCCTGCAAATGACTGACACTAGCAGGTATATGCGCTCCGTCTAAATTAAGGCCTGGCAGAGACACTGGAATCTGCtaaataaaacacaaaataagaattactatttttctttaaaaggGAAGAATATATAGCtgataattaaatgattaaaaatgttaCACATTTTGATGcacaatatattttacattacataCTTTGTTTACTAATACAATTGCACAAgcataataatgataataaaaatcagtttcaatttttatggcCATTTTAGGTGTTTCgtataatttatagtaattaatacatgataatatgcaataaaatgaaaaactgatATAGCAAACAAACTTTTATAAAAAGccaattgtaaaattattttaaagtttcaaatatattacatatatttattataatacataacTTTGCTACCTACTCACACTTATATCGCATACAATGTAGACACTATGCTACCACAATTCCTCCAAAATGGAACTCTAACCTGGATATTCTATAAGTTACACTCAATAACTAAACATTGCAGAGTGCATACCTCTAAGTAAACAAACCTGAGGATTTGGTTGTAAAGAACTATGATGACTGCTAGTGCTAACTGTAGGTTGGTGATGATGATGCGCAGGTGTTGACTGATGGTGCGAGCTGGAAGTTAACGCCATTTCTTGGTTCAATGAAGAGGGTGGATCTTTGGAAGATGTCTCTCCACTTCCACTACTCCTGTGTGAGGAGTTGTGGTGGGAATGGTGATAGACTGAGACCTGAGGTAGCGGTCCAGGAAACAGATTCGTGAGGACCCAATATTTAGCTACCGAGGAGGCTAACGCTACTGCTGTACCTACACGCAGGTCTGCGGATGAATGTGGGGTACTCCCTACATTGCCAAGACTAGTTGCTGTAGCCAAACCACCTGGATATGAAGGACGACCACTTTGACCCGCATTTACATCCTACCGATATACATTCAAACATTTATACAACATTGATAAAGCATGCAATAGCATGCACCAGGTCCAATTCCAATCAACAAATGCGCTAGATTCATTTCCACATTTTTAGAAGCATAAAAGCTAGAAATTACGTTTTAATTATTgtcaatatattcattattacaaataagATTTAgctattaaaaatgataaataatgaagttacatatctaattttaaattttcaaaactattaataatgtattaataacgctagaagattatattatttaagttCTTtgcaaatttataataaaaattaaagacaCATTATACCACCTTTATAAACTTATTACTTATGATACATAATACTATCAGCGTCCATAATTCATGTTACAAAAAAAAGGCaagcaaataaatataaaacattcaagCATAAACTACTATATTAAAAGGTGCTACAAGCAGTCAAATTTAAGTTGAAAATGCTATAATATGTGCACAGAGTTTTGCtacagataattttattttgtattgctAAATGTGAGTACGTAACCATACTACAATAATGCATGAAAAACAAGCAAAAAGAACAGAACATAGCTTTACAAAagttgttaatataaattatgtatactTCATGAATACTTTCATGTATCATAAATATTGAATCTAAAAAACATAATATTGTGTGaacattcaaaaatatattataatcaataataatttgatcatgttttacaatttatttgaacTTTAGTTGTTAACATCATGTATCAGTTGCGCATTTGTAGTTTGGTAAATAgcctgttttaattaaaaatattcttacctCTTGTTGTGCCTGCGTAGTCGCTGGCAATGCATGCTGCTCACTGTTCATCTTGATTCACTGATGTATATTAACTAAATGTTTCTGATATACTTCATTTTTCATCCTGTAAAACAGTTCAGGTTCTGTATTAACAGCTAATAGCAGTTCTTACATCTAGacaaattacattaatatcGAATATATTATGGGTACAGTActgtatttttaatcaaatatttaacactattaagatcaatatttttatcaagcgacagaaaatacatttaattataaaataattattaccctTTATATGTTCGAAGCTACTTAGTAAAATAAATCTTTCTATTTAACCTCGAAATTATGCAGTTTAGAGTTAAACGGGAATCAATTGTTTAAGAATAATGAATTTTGCAGAATTCATTGGGTGTAaacttattattacataatgttCATATAATAGGTTAATATCGGGAAAGAAATGATCAGCATGTTGTAGACAGAAAAAAAATGGTTACTTTAACCtcgaaaatatttaagaattttttttttgtcgaGTGAGCGGGAAAAGATGAGTCATCCTATAGGATCTTTTGAAAGCGAGAAACATAAAGAGTGAAACACAAAAATGTAGCGTACCAGTGGCTCGTACAAGTACGCAGCTGTATTTCCACATTTGTTAGGACTTGCCGTAGATCCCCCCGCACTTGAGAGAGGATTCACGGACACCATCTTCTGGTGTCCCTTAGGCATATGACGCGTCAATTATCATGACTCGTAGAATGAGAACAAGAGGCCACAAAATGGAGGTTCCTCGGGATTCGGGGCAAGGGGATTTGTAGGATTCGAGAGTGTCGAAGCGATAATCGAGAGAGCTCAGAAAGTGGACTCACGTGGTGTACGGTGCCGTCGGCGGTTCTGGCATCTCGCTCCGTCGGCCCTAGGCCGTCTTGTACACAGGGAGACACGCGTCCCGATGCAGGGGGGGACGCCTTTCGCCGCCTCTCGACGTCTCACCTCGCCACGGGTACCCACAAGCAAATCCCTGATAATGGCCACGCGCCCTCGCCCTCCACCTCCAGAATATATTCAAACCAGAGTCCTCGAAACTTAGGAAACGGGAGTGCCAATTTTGATCCAGACAGACGCCAAACTGCGCAACAATTTCACGAAAACACTGACAAGGGTCTACGTCCTCGCTGTTAACAGAAAATACGACACGACTGTCATGGCGTCCCTCACCCACCCCGTACGAACTTACGCGTTGGTACCATCATTTAGTCAGCCAATTTTTCATCGAATCCTATGTGAAAATCACTCAATAAACCGGCGTGCcacaatgaaaaacaaaatcTTGATGAATGATCAGGAAATAGATTGTCTATTTTGTAATATGTCAAAATACAATGCGTCAAGTGTCCTTTGTTAGCTCATTCTGCATGCGCGCGCAACATCCGGCTGCGTGCGCTATGTCATAGCTTCCTGTATAAAAACCCGCCAATTTACAAATACGTCGATACTTATATTTCAAAAGAACCATCAAACCCATACTACTTGCTTGAATCATACTTtgtcgatttattttttattactaattaaaaacgaaatttagCGATCTACTCATGGAATGACTAAACAggcaaaatctaaataaaaatgtcgcgaattatattatattccgaGCGCACTACAAACAGGAAAAAAGTAAGGTAGATACAGTTGATATCACGTTTTGTCAATTTATGTCACTGATAGTctaatgatataattttattttgaattttatattgctCTGGAAATCGATTTATAGGagaatattctacatttattttacgtacatattacattataaagatcaattgcatatttttataaatgtcatGTTTTTTAAATCATACTGCTACGAGACTCATACTGCTAAGACGAAATCGAATGTTCCTACACAACTAAAATTGAACTATTGGGAAAGTGAAGGAAATATTGAGTAAATAagtacaaatttaattgaaatgtattttagaaatgtagaaaacatGTGATCaacagtaatatataaatacaaattatagaTTTACCAAAGGGATATTAAAAAAAGGTGAAATTTGTTATAATCCGAAatgtgttatttaattattgttatttttttgtaaaatgtgttatttattaaaattatttagtatcatattttattaattatttactatcatTTGGAATTGTATTACTTTTAAAGATCTAAGTTTTACTACAATTTTGTGAATtctaattgtttatataatacCTTGTGTACTAgattttagaaacatttataatatacaacat
This genomic window from Nomia melanderi isolate GNS246 chromosome 9, iyNomMela1, whole genome shotgun sequence contains:
- the LOC116431222 gene encoding uncharacterized protein LOC116431222 isoform X1 — its product is MNSEQHALPATTQAQQEDVNAGQSGRPSYPGGLATATSLGNVGSTPHSSADLRVGTAVALASSVAKYWVLTNLFPGPLPQVSVYHHSHHNSSHRSSGSGETSSKDPPSSLNQEMALTSSSHHQSTPAHHHHQPTVSTSSHHSSLQPNPQQIPVSLPGLNLDGAHIPASVSHLQAAHAQMQQQIQAQQQQLHQQQQQPQQQQQQPQQQQQSHHQMQNHQNAQNNGPTAHNQNAQRDDNKVKDEGGSCTTERCSDNQVHCQVQCDLQLQTSQDIQQSLMQQQQQQQQQQQQQQQQQQQQQQQQQQQQQIGVNISGNSSTEGGTQSNAEKPEKEKELRQLNMTQFQVPDLKPGGHMMDVRTADGSVVKISAGNEQDLAKTLGVEMVQNMYKVNVEDINQLLAYHEVFGKLQSEIAAGTTLVGSTVPTQTVTTIQNGTPIVQQVQLNKFDIKSSDGEATPGPSASPVSVGSHACEICGKIFQFRYQLIVHRRYHTERKPFTCQVCGKAFLNANDLTRHGKCHLGGSMFTCTVCFHVFANAPSLERHMKRHATDKPYNCTVCGKSFARKEHLDNHTRCHTGETPYRCQYCSKTFTRKEHMVNHVRKHTGETPHRCDICKKSFTRKEHFMNHVMWHTGETPHHCQACGKKYTRKEHLANHMRSHTNDTPFRCEICGKSFTRKEHFTNHIMWHTGETPHRCDFCSKTFTRKEHLLNHVRQHTGESPHRCGFCSKSFTRKEHLVNHIRQHTGETPFRCQYCPKAFTRKDHLVNHVRQHTGESPHKCQYCTKSFTRKEHLTNHVRQHTGESPHRCHFCSKSFTRKEHLTNHVRIHTGESPHRCEFCQRTFTRKEHLNNHLRQHTGDSSHCCNVCSKPFTRKEHLVNHMRCHTGERPFVCTECGKSFPLKGNLLFHMRSHNKGSNAERPFRCDLCPKDFMCKGHLVSHRRSHSDERPHSCPDCGKTFVEKGNMLRHLRKHAAEGPPTQVSTPSAIPQSGVLPIPAAAVLVGHPLAPPAPPVVPQHTVVVPTPPGVLTSY
- the LOC116431222 gene encoding uncharacterized protein LOC116431222 isoform X7, which encodes MNSEQHALPATTQAQQEDVNAGQSGRPSYPGGLATATSLGNVGSTPHSSADLRVGTAVALASSVAKYWVLTNLFPGPLPQVSVYHHSHHNSSHRSSGSGETSSKDPPSSLNQEMALTSSSHHQSTPAHHHHQPTVSTSSHHSSLQPNPQQIPVSLPGLNLDGAHIPASVSHLQAAHAQMQQQIQAQQQQLHQQQQQPQQQQQQPQQQQQSHHQMQNHQNAQNNGPTAHNQNAQRDDNKVKDEGGSCTTERCSDNQVHCQVQCDLQLQTSQDIQQSLMQQQQQQQQQQQQQQQQQQQQQQQQQQQQQIGVNISGNSSTEGGTQSNAEKPEKEKELRQLNMTQFQVPDLKPGGHMMDVRTADGSVVKISAGNEQDLAKTLGVEMVQNMYKVNVEDINQLLAYHEVFGKLQSEIAAGTTLVGSTVPTQTVTTIQNGTPIVQQVQLNKFDIKSSDGEATPGPSASPVSVGSHACEICGKIFQFRYQLIVHRRYHTERKPFTCQVCGKAFLNANDLTRHGKCHLGGSMFTCTVCFHVFANAPSLERHMKRHATDKPYNCTVCGKSFARKEHLDNHTRCHTGETPYRCQYCSKTFTRKEHMVNHVRKHTGETPHRCDICKKSFTRKEHFMNHVMWHTGETPHHCQACGKKYTRKEHLANHMRSHTNDTPFRCEICGETPFRCQYCPKAFTRKDHLVNHVRQHTGESPHKCQYCTKSFTRKEHLTNHVRQHTGESPHRCHFCSKSFTRKEHLTNHVRIHTGESPHRCEFCQRTFTRKEHLNNHLRQHTGDSSHCCNVCSKPFTRKEHLVNHMRCHTGERPFVCTECGKSFPLKGNLLFHMRSHNKGSNAERPFRCDLCPKDFMCKGHLVSHRRSHSDERPHSCPDCGKTFVEKGNMLRHLRKHAAEGPPTQVSTPSAIPQSGVLPIPAAAVLVGHPLAPPAPPVVPQHTVVVPTPPGVLTSY
- the LOC116431222 gene encoding uncharacterized protein LOC116431222 isoform X5; the protein is MNSEQHALPATTQAQQEDVNAGQSGRPSYPGGLATATSLGNVGSTPHSSADLRVGTAVALASSVAKYWVLTNLFPGPLPQVSVYHHSHHNSSHRSSGSGETSSKDPPSSLNQEMALTSSSHHQSTPAHHHHQPTVSTSSHHSSLQPNPQQIPVSLPGLNLDGAHIPASVSHLQAAHAQMQQQIQAQQQQLHQQQQQPQQQQQQPQQQQQSHHQMQNHQNAQNNGPTAHNQNAQRDDNKVKDEGGSCTTERCSDNQVHCQVQCDLQLQTSQDIQQSLMQQQQQQQQQQQQQQQQQQQQQQQQQQQQQIGVNISGNSSTEGGTQSNAEKPEKEKELRQLNMTQFQVPDLKPGGHMMDVRTADGSVVKISAGNEQDLAKTLGVEMVQNMYKVNVEDINQLLAYHEVFGKLQSEIAAGTTLVGSTVPTQTVTTIQNGTPIVQQVQLNKFDIKSSDGEATPGPSASPVSVGSHACEICGKIFQFRYQLIVHRRYHTERKPFTCQVCGKAFLNANDLTRHGKCHLGGSMFTCTVCFHVFANAPSLERHMKRHATDKPYNCTVCGKSFARKEHLDNHTRCHTGETPYRCQYCSKTFTRKEHMVNHVRKHTGETPHRCDICKKSFTRKEHFMNHVMWHTGETPHHCQACGKKYTRKEHLANHMRSHTNDTPFRCEICGKSFTRKEHFTNHIMWHTGETPHRCDFCSKTFTRKEHLLNHVRQHTGETPFRCQYCPKAFTRKDHLVNHVRQHTGESPHKCQYCTKSFTRKEHLTNHVRQHTGESPHRCHFCSKSFTRKEHLTNHVRIHTGESPHRCEFCQRTFTRKEHLNNHLRQHTGDSSHCCNVCSKPFTRKEHLVNHMRCHTGERPFVCTECGKSFPLKGNLLFHMRSHNKGSNAERPFRCDLCPKDFMCKGHLVSHRRSHSDERPHSCPDCGKTFVEKGNMLRHLRKHAAEGPPTQVSTPSAIPQSGVLPIPAAAVLVGHPLAPPAPPVVPQHTVVVPTPPGVLTSY
- the LOC116431222 gene encoding uncharacterized protein LOC116431222 isoform X4 — encoded protein: MNSEQHALPATTQAQQEDVNAGQSGRPSYPGGLATATSLGNVGSTPHSSADLRVGTAVALASSVAKYWVLTNLFPGPLPQVSVYHHSHHNSSHRSSGSGETSSKDPPSSLNQEMALTSSSHHQSTPAHHHHQPTVSTSSHHSSLQPNPQQIPVSLPGLNLDGAHIPASVSHLQAAHAQMQQQIQAQQQQLHQQQQQPQQQQQQPQQQQQSHHQMQNHQNAQNNGPTAHNQNAQRDDNKVKDEGGSCTTERCSDNQVHCQVQCDLQLQTSQDIQQSLMQQQQQQQQQQQQQQQQQQQQQQQQQQQQQIGVNISGNSSTEGGTQSNAEKPEKEKELRQLNMTQFQVPDLKPGGHMMDVRTADGSVVKISAGNEQDLAKTLGVEMVQNMYKVNVEDINQLLAYHEVFGKLQSEIAAGTTLVGSTVPTQTVTTIQNGTPIVQQVQLNKFDIKSSDGEATPGPSASPVSVGSHACEICGKIFQFRYQLIVHRRYHTERKPFTCQVCGKAFLNANDLTRHGKCHLGGSMFTCTVCFHVFANAPSLERHMKRHATDKPYNCTVCGKSFARKEHLDNHTRCHTGETPYRCQYCSKTFTRKEHMVNHVRKHTGETPHRCDICKKSFTRKEHFMNHVMWHTGETPHHCQACGKKYTRKEHLANHMRSHTNDTPFRCEICGKSFTRKEHFTNHIMWHTGETPHRCDFCSKTFTRKEHLLNHVRQHTGESPHRCGFCSKSFTRKEHLVNHIRQHTGETPFRCQYCPKAFTRKDHLVNHVRQHTGESPHRCHFCSKSFTRKEHLTNHVRIHTGESPHRCEFCQRTFTRKEHLNNHLRQHTGDSSHCCNVCSKPFTRKEHLVNHMRCHTGERPFVCTECGKSFPLKGNLLFHMRSHNKGSNAERPFRCDLCPKDFMCKGHLVSHRRSHSDERPHSCPDCGKTFVEKGNMLRHLRKHAAEGPPTQVSTPSAIPQSGVLPIPAAAVLVGHPLAPPAPPVVPQHTVVVPTPPGVLTSY
- the LOC116431222 gene encoding uncharacterized protein LOC116431222 isoform X9, which translates into the protein MNSEQHALPATTQAQQEDVNAGQSGRPSYPGGLATATSLGNVGSTPHSSADLRIPVSLPGLNLDGAHIPASVSHLQAAHAQMQQQIQAQQQQLHQQQQQPQQQQQQPQQQQQSHHQMQNHQNAQNNGPTAHNQNAQRDDNKVKDEGGSCTTERCSDNQVHCQVQCDLQLQTSQDIQQSLMQQQQQQQQQQQQQQQQQQQQQQQQQQQQQIGVNISGNSSTEGGTQSNAEKPEKEKELRQLNMTQFQVPDLKPGGHMMDVRTADGSVVKISAGNEQDLAKTLGVEMVQNMYKVNVEDINQLLAYHEVFGKLQSEIAAGTTLVGSTVPTQTVTTIQNGTPIVQQVQLNKFDIKSSDGEATPGPSASPVSVGSHACEICGKIFQFRYQLIVHRRYHTERKPFTCQVCGKAFLNANDLTRHGKCHLGGSMFTCTVCFHVFANAPSLERHMKRHATDKPYNCTVCGKSFARKEHLDNHTRCHTGETPYRCQYCSKTFTRKEHMVNHVRKHTGETPHRCDICKKSFTRKEHFMNHVMWHTGETPHHCQACGKKYTRKEHLANHMRSHTNDTPFRCEICGKSFTRKEHFTNHIMWHTGETPHRCDFCSKTFTRKEHLLNHVRQHTGESPHRCGFCSKSFTRKEHLVNHIRQHTGETPFRCQYCPKAFTRKDHLVNHVRQHTGESPHKCQYCTKSFTRKEHLTNHVRQHTGESPHRCHFCSKSFTRKEHLTNHVRIHTGESPHRCEFCQRTFTRKEHLNNHLRQHTGDSSHCCNVCSKPFTRKEHLVNHMRCHTGERPFVCTECGKSFPLKGNLLFHMRSHNKGSNAERPFRCDLCPKDFMCKGHLVSHRRSHSDERPHSCPDCGKTFVEKGNMLRHLRKHAAEGPPTQVSTPSAIPQSGVLPIPAAAVLVGHPLAPPAPPVVPQHTVVVPTPPGVLTSY
- the LOC116431222 gene encoding uncharacterized protein LOC116431222 isoform X11 gives rise to the protein MNSEQHALPATTQAQQEIPVSLPGLNLDGAHIPASVSHLQAAHAQMQQQIQAQQQQLHQQQQQPQQQQQQPQQQQQSHHQMQNHQNAQNNGPTAHNQNAQRDDNKVKDEGGSCTTERCSDNQVHCQVQCDLQLQTSQDIQQSLMQQQQQQQQQQQQQQQQQQQQQQQQQQQQQIGVNISGNSSTEGGTQSNAEKPEKEKELRQLNMTQFQVPDLKPGGHMMDVRTADGSVVKISAGNEQDLAKTLGVEMVQNMYKVNVEDINQLLAYHEVFGKLQSEIAAGTTLVGSTVPTQTVTTIQNGTPIVQQVQLNKFDIKSSDGEATPGPSASPVSVGSHACEICGKIFQFRYQLIVHRRYHTERKPFTCQVCGKAFLNANDLTRHGKCHLGGSMFTCTVCFHVFANAPSLERHMKRHATDKPYNCTVCGKSFARKEHLDNHTRCHTGETPYRCQYCSKTFTRKEHMVNHVRKHTGETPHRCDICKKSFTRKEHFMNHVMWHTGETPHHCQACGKKYTRKEHLANHMRSHTNDTPFRCEICGKSFTRKEHFTNHIMWHTGETPHRCDFCSKTFTRKEHLLNHVRQHTGESPHRCGFCSKSFTRKEHLVNHIRQHTGETPFRCQYCPKAFTRKDHLVNHVRQHTGESPHKCQYCTKSFTRKEHLTNHVRQHTGESPHRCHFCSKSFTRKEHLTNHVRIHTGESPHRCEFCQRTFTRKEHLNNHLRQHTGDSSHCCNVCSKPFTRKEHLVNHMRCHTGERPFVCTECGKSFPLKGNLLFHMRSHNKGSNAERPFRCDLCPKDFMCKGHLVSHRRSHSDERPHSCPDCGKTFVEKGNMLRHLRKHAAEGPPTQVSTPSAIPQSGVLPIPAAAVLVGHPLAPPAPPVVPQHTVVVPTPPGVLTSY
- the LOC116431222 gene encoding uncharacterized protein LOC116431222 isoform X3 → MNSEQHALPATTQAQQEDVNAGQSGRPSYPGGLATATSLGNVGSTPHSSADLRVSVYHHSHHNSSHRSSGSGETSSKDPPSSLNQEMALTSSSHHQSTPAHHHHQPTVSTSSHHSSLQPNPQQIPVSLPGLNLDGAHIPASVSHLQAAHAQMQQQIQAQQQQLHQQQQQPQQQQQQPQQQQQSHHQMQNHQNAQNNGPTAHNQNAQRDDNKVKDEGGSCTTERCSDNQVHCQVQCDLQLQTSQDIQQSLMQQQQQQQQQQQQQQQQQQQQQQQQQQQQQIGVNISGNSSTEGGTQSNAEKPEKEKELRQLNMTQFQVPDLKPGGHMMDVRTADGSVVKISAGNEQDLAKTLGVEMVQNMYKVNVEDINQLLAYHEVFGKLQSEIAAGTTLVGSTVPTQTVTTIQNGTPIVQQVQLNKFDIKSSDGEATPGPSASPVSVGSHACEICGKIFQFRYQLIVHRRYHTERKPFTCQVCGKAFLNANDLTRHGKCHLGGSMFTCTVCFHVFANAPSLERHMKRHATDKPYNCTVCGKSFARKEHLDNHTRCHTGETPYRCQYCSKTFTRKEHMVNHVRKHTGETPHRCDICKKSFTRKEHFMNHVMWHTGETPHHCQACGKKYTRKEHLANHMRSHTNDTPFRCEICGKSFTRKEHFTNHIMWHTGETPHRCDFCSKTFTRKEHLLNHVRQHTGESPHRCGFCSKSFTRKEHLVNHIRQHTGETPFRCQYCPKAFTRKDHLVNHVRQHTGESPHKCQYCTKSFTRKEHLTNHVRQHTGESPHRCHFCSKSFTRKEHLTNHVRIHTGESPHRCEFCQRTFTRKEHLNNHLRQHTGDSSHCCNVCSKPFTRKEHLVNHMRCHTGERPFVCTECGKSFPLKGNLLFHMRSHNKGSNAERPFRCDLCPKDFMCKGHLVSHRRSHSDERPHSCPDCGKTFVEKGNMLRHLRKHAAEGPPTQVSTPSAIPQSGVLPIPAAAVLVGHPLAPPAPPVVPQHTVVVPTPPGVLTSY